The Candidatus Nitrosocosmicus arcticus genome includes a region encoding these proteins:
- the serB gene encoding phosphoserine phosphatase SerB, whose translation MLVIFDVEGVLLNAEYLPVLANLFGPEKEKQIWDITNKGIRGEINWEEGLRERVHALRGVEYDRASNIAQNLEIMPGARELCSFLKGLGWKLVAVSGGFTIITDRLYSELNIDKIFSNDLVFQDNKLVDVTVRVTSDKSAAVKSYVEENSLSKDEIVVVVDGANDLKLFDLSSFTVGFCAVDVIRDKANIVIDKKDLSLLIPIIKEKFKIKINS comes from the coding sequence ATGCTTGTTATATTTGACGTAGAAGGTGTACTCCTGAATGCTGAGTATCTACCAGTTTTGGCAAATTTGTTTGGTCCAGAAAAGGAGAAGCAAATTTGGGATATAACTAACAAAGGCATTCGTGGCGAAATTAATTGGGAAGAGGGATTAAGGGAGAGGGTCCATGCACTAAGAGGTGTAGAATATGATCGAGCCTCCAACATAGCCCAGAATTTGGAGATCATGCCAGGGGCAAGAGAATTATGTTCTTTTTTAAAAGGTCTTGGATGGAAGCTAGTGGCCGTTTCCGGGGGGTTTACCATCATAACTGATAGACTATATTCAGAACTAAATATCGATAAAATATTTTCTAATGACCTAGTCTTTCAAGACAACAAACTTGTAGACGTAACCGTAAGAGTTACGTCGGACAAATCTGCTGCAGTAAAATCGTATGTAGAAGAGAATAGTCTTTCGAAGGATGAAATCGTAGTAGTAGTGGATGGTGCTAACGATTTGAAGTTGTTTGATTTATCTTCTTTTACGGTGGGATTTTGTGCAGTGGACGTAATCCGTGACAAAGCAAATATAGTTATTGATAAGAAGGATTTGTCTTTGTTAATCCCCATAATAAAAGAGAAATTCAAAATAAAGATTAATTCATAA
- a CDS encoding sulfurtransferase TusA family protein produces MSSSPDDNIKSSMKTIDVRGLYCPEPVFRTKIEIERMTKGDMLKVVSDDPDSEEDISRWVNRNGHELLSLNKSNNDLEFTIKKAK; encoded by the coding sequence ATGTCTTCCAGTCCTGACGATAACATAAAGTCCAGTATGAAAACAATCGATGTAAGGGGTCTTTATTGTCCTGAACCAGTCTTTAGAACCAAAATTGAAATCGAACGTATGACTAAAGGTGATATGTTAAAAGTAGTTTCTGACGATCCTGATTCGGAGGAAGATATTTCTAGATGGGTAAACCGAAACGGACATGAACTGTTATCGTTAAACAAATCAAATAATGATTTAGAATTTACAATCAAAAAGGCGAAGTAG